A stretch of the Sphingosinithalassobacter tenebrarum genome encodes the following:
- a CDS encoding polysaccharide deacetylase family protein produces MNRFAAPCPTSAIAWPDDFGTRFTLFVDTEEEFDWTGPFRREARDTSAAAAIPEFHRRFADRHIPVAYMVDHPIATDPAAIDAVREVLDADPRATVGTQLHPWVNPPFDEDVNVHNSFAGNLPRALEAAKLSNLTETIEASFGVRPIVYRAGRYGLGPHTLGMLEDLGYRIDSSMRATYDFSHMTGPDYSAVGNDAFRAGPTGALIELPLTTVFTGHARGAGRWLHPLAQRMPFGGALSRLGLLSRIALTPEDMPVDEVLEAIRIALGEGVRVLNFSYHSPSIVPGHTPYVRDAADLAEFNRWWDEVLDLLDRLGVRAASIDDLVAAAE; encoded by the coding sequence TTGCCCGACTTCCGCGATCGCCTGGCCAGATGATTTCGGGACCCGGTTCACGCTTTTCGTTGATACCGAAGAGGAATTCGACTGGACCGGGCCGTTCCGTCGCGAAGCGCGCGATACGTCTGCCGCCGCGGCGATACCCGAGTTTCACCGGCGTTTCGCCGACCGGCACATTCCCGTCGCCTATATGGTCGATCATCCGATCGCGACCGATCCGGCGGCGATCGATGCCGTGCGTGAAGTGCTCGACGCCGATCCGCGCGCGACAGTCGGCACCCAGCTTCACCCCTGGGTCAATCCGCCGTTCGATGAGGACGTCAATGTCCACAACAGCTTCGCCGGCAATCTGCCGCGCGCGCTTGAGGCGGCCAAGCTGAGCAACCTCACCGAAACCATCGAGGCGAGCTTTGGCGTCCGTCCGATCGTCTATCGCGCGGGCCGTTACGGCCTCGGGCCGCACACGCTCGGGATGCTCGAGGATCTCGGCTATCGGATCGACAGCTCGATGCGCGCCACCTATGATTTCAGCCACATGACCGGCCCTGATTACAGCGCGGTGGGCAATGACGCGTTCCGCGCCGGACCGACCGGCGCGCTGATCGAATTGCCGCTTACCACCGTCTTCACCGGCCATGCGCGCGGCGCCGGCCGCTGGTTGCACCCGCTGGCGCAGCGCATGCCCTTCGGCGGAGCGCTGTCGCGGCTCGGGCTGCTTTCGCGCATCGCGCTGACGCCCGAAGACATGCCGGTCGACGAAGTGCTCGAGGCGATCCGCATCGCGCTGGGCGAGGGGGTGCGCGTGCTCAACTTCTCCTATCACTCGCCCTCGATCGTGCCGGGGCATACGCCCTATGTCCGCGACGCGGCCGATCTGGCGGAATTCAATCGCTGGTGGGACGAAGTGCTCGACCTGCTCGATCGGCTGGGCGTGCGCGCGGCATCGATCGACGATCTGGTCGCGGCGGCCGAATAA
- a CDS encoding recombinase family protein, with amino-acid sequence MTETTEQNAVIYARVSSTKQKTQGHGLDSQESRCRDYAAYKGMRVVGVYKDDISGAASKRPAMERMLTYLREHRAEPHAVIIDDISRLARDMTAHLQLRAEIAEAGGILASPSIEFGADSDSQLVEHLLASVSQHHRQKNAEQVKNRMRARTLAGYWCFQAPVGYRYEKVAGHGKMLVPDEPFATMITEAFEGYAAGRFQTQTEVYRFLTGQPEWANGPSHRLTHRHIRKLLQRSIYAGYIEVAEWDIALLEGKHQPLISFATWKRAQERMKETAKAPAKKNINRDFPLRNFVVCGSCGEPLYGCWSKGRTKHYPYYLCVQKGCADYGKSIRRADLEGEFVALLRALRPSHALFAIMRDLLRDLWDKRNTVQRAQADAAETEIRKIEKTVDQFFDRIAQADDARLIDAYEKRIRELEERKLLLRENPRTSRPAQIQYLASFRTAMEFLANPYKLWETGRLEYRRMVLKLAFTERLAYLRGEGFRTAATSLPFSLLHGLEGGGGKMVGPAGLEPAT; translated from the coding sequence ATGACAGAAACAACAGAACAGAATGCCGTCATATATGCGAGAGTCTCCTCGACCAAGCAGAAGACGCAGGGTCATGGGCTGGACAGCCAAGAGAGCCGCTGCCGCGACTATGCCGCGTACAAGGGCATGCGCGTCGTCGGCGTCTACAAGGACGATATCAGCGGCGCGGCCTCGAAGCGTCCGGCCATGGAACGGATGCTCACCTATTTACGCGAGCATCGCGCCGAACCGCATGCCGTAATCATCGACGATATCAGCAGACTCGCCCGCGATATGACGGCGCATCTTCAACTCCGTGCAGAAATCGCGGAAGCGGGCGGCATCCTCGCCTCCCCCTCAATCGAGTTCGGCGCGGACAGCGACAGCCAGCTCGTCGAACACCTTCTCGCCAGCGTCTCCCAGCACCACCGCCAGAAGAATGCCGAACAGGTAAAGAACCGCATGCGTGCCCGCACGCTGGCGGGTTATTGGTGCTTTCAGGCTCCGGTCGGCTACCGCTACGAAAAGGTGGCGGGCCATGGAAAGATGCTGGTGCCCGACGAACCGTTCGCCACCATGATTACCGAGGCTTTTGAAGGCTACGCAGCAGGGCGGTTTCAGACCCAGACCGAAGTCTATCGTTTCCTTACAGGCCAGCCCGAATGGGCGAATGGGCCGTCGCATCGGCTGACCCATCGCCACATCCGCAAACTGCTCCAGCGCTCGATCTATGCCGGATATATCGAGGTCGCCGAGTGGGACATTGCGCTTCTCGAAGGCAAGCACCAGCCGCTTATCAGCTTCGCCACATGGAAGCGGGCGCAGGAGCGGATGAAGGAAACCGCCAAGGCTCCTGCCAAGAAGAACATCAACCGTGATTTTCCGCTGCGCAACTTCGTGGTGTGCGGGTCCTGCGGAGAGCCGCTTTACGGCTGCTGGTCGAAGGGACGCACCAAGCATTACCCCTATTATCTGTGCGTACAGAAGGGGTGCGCCGACTATGGCAAGTCCATTCGTCGCGCCGATCTCGAAGGAGAATTCGTCGCACTGTTGCGCGCCTTGCGGCCATCGCATGCGCTGTTCGCCATCATGCGCGATCTGCTCCGCGACCTATGGGACAAGCGGAACACGGTTCAACGCGCTCAGGCCGATGCCGCTGAAACCGAAATCCGCAAAATCGAAAAGACGGTCGACCAGTTTTTCGACCGTATCGCTCAGGCCGATGATGCGCGGCTGATCGACGCATATGAAAAGCGCATTCGTGAGCTTGAGGAGCGCAAACTGCTTCTACGCGAAAATCCGCGCACAAGCCGCCCAGCGCAAATCCAGTATCTCGCGAGTTTTAGAACCGCGATGGAATTCCTCGCAAACCCCTATAAACTCTGGGAAACCGGGAGGCTGGAATACCGCCGGATGGTACTCAAGCTCGCCTTTACCGAACGACTGGCATACCTGCGCGGCGAAGGCTTTAGAACTGCCGCAACCTCGCTTCCTTTCTCGCTTTTACACGGATTGGAAGGAGGCGGGGGGAAAATGGTGGGCCCGGCAGGACTTGAACCCGCAACCTAG